The following nucleotide sequence is from Catenulispora sp. EB89.
GCCGAGCGGGGCACCTTCACGGCGGCCGGGGAGGCGCTGGGATACACGCAGTCGGCCGTCTCCCGGCAGGTGGCCGCGTTGGAACAGGCCACCGAGGCCCGGCTGTTCGACCGTTATCCCGGCGGCGTGCGGTTGACCGCCGAGGGGCGCGCGCTGCTGCGGCACGCCGTGATCGCGCTGGACGCCCTGGACGCGGCGGACCGGGAGCTGCGCGGCGAGCAGGACGACACCGGCCGGGTCCGCCTCGGCTTCATCCCGGCCGCCGGAGCCGCCATCGTGGCCCGCGCGCTGGCGGTCCTGCGCCGCGAACGCCCGCAGATCGAGGTCTCCACCCGCGAGGGCACCACGCCGTCGTTGGTGCGGGCGCTGCGCACCGGCGCCCTCGACCTCGCGCTGCTGTCCTCCCGGCCGCCGTTCCGCTCGCCGGACACCGACGATCCGCCGCTGCATGTGGAGCCGTTGCTGGAGGACCGCCTGGTCCTGGCGGTGCCCGCGGACGGCAGGTTCGCCGACCGTGCCACGGTCACCACCGACGAGCTCGCCGGCCAGACCTGGATCGCCAGCCTGGCCGGCATCGACGAGCCCTTGCTCGGCATCTGGCCGGGACTGCCCGGGCGGCCCCGCGCGCAGCACGCGGCGCGCGACTGGCTGACCAAGCTGCACCTGGTCGCGGCCGGCGTCGGCGTCACGACCGTGCCGTCGACGCTGCTGTCCGCGATCCCGCCGGGCGTTCGCCTCGTCGGTATCGAGGGGGTCCCCGACGAACGGCGCCGTGTCAGCCTCGTGCGTCTGCCCGGCCCCACCACGCCGGCGACGGACGCCCTCGCCCACGCGCTCCGCCAGCAGGCCGCCGAACTCGCGGAGTAGGGCCCGGCGGAACGGCGACGGCGGGCCCGCGAGCCCTCAGGCCCGCGAACCCGCCGCGATCAAACGGTGTCAGCCGTCATCCGGCGATCACTCAGCCGGCGTCACGGATAACTCGTCACGTCCACCGCCGAGGTGTTGCTCGGTGTCGGGCCGCCGACGCCGTTGATCACGTTCGCGATCGATCCGGCGTTGGTGATCGAGACCGTCACCAGGTCGTGCCAGCTGGCGCCGGAGGCCTCCGAGGTGAAGGCGTTGTCCGACACGATGCCGTTGTTCGTGCTGAAGAAGCAGTAGACGCCGAGGCCGTAGCCCTGGAATCCGGTGGCCGAGCCGGACACGTCGAACGAGGGGAACCCGCGGGCCCCGTTGTCCGACCACGAGCCCTGATCGGGCACGTCGTACGGCATCTCGCTCTGGTAGAAGTAGTCCCGCCCGCCGCTGCCGTTCCACTGCGTTTGGACCGCCTGGTAGTGCTCGACGGCCAGGCCGTACATCGAGACGTTGGCGCCGTTGACCACCAAACCGTTCGCGGCGGTGTTGGTGTTCCAGCCGACGGTCCCGCCGTTGCCGTGGTCGGCGCGCCACAGCCACAGGTCGTCGCCGATCACGTTGGAGCTGTTGACCACCACCGTCTGCGTGGCCCGGCCGACCGTCGCGCCGCCGATGCGGGCGAACACGTCGGACAGCACGGTCGGGTCGCCGGCGTGGCTCGCGCTCGAACCGGACGGTCCGATCTGCACCAGCACCTGCGAGTTCGTGGTGCCGGCGTCGAAGATGAGCCCGCCGATGTGGACGCCGTCGACGTCCGAGGTGGACAGGATCGTGTTGCCGCCGTTGGACACCAGCGTGGCCAGGCCCAGCCCGAGCACGACGGTGTCCGGCCGGGTCACGTTGATGGTGCCGTTGATCTGGTAGATGCCCGGGGTGAACAGCAGGTTCTTCCCCGAGGCGAGTGCGGAGTTGATCGTCGCCACGCTGTCGCCGGGCTTCGCGATGTAGAAGGAGCTGATCGGCAGCGAGCTGCCGGGGGTGTTGCCGTTGCTCCAGCTCGTGCCCGACCGGTTGGCCTGGTTGCCCGGCACGAACACGTTGTAGTTCCCGGAGCCGTCGACGTACAGGTACG
It contains:
- a CDS encoding LysR family transcriptional regulator; this encodes MDVTLLGLRVLREIAERGTFTAAGEALGYTQSAVSRQVAALEQATEARLFDRYPGGVRLTAEGRALLRHAVIALDALDAADRELRGEQDDTGRVRLGFIPAAGAAIVARALAVLRRERPQIEVSTREGTTPSLVRALRTGALDLALLSSRPPFRSPDTDDPPLHVEPLLEDRLVLAVPADGRFADRATVTTDELAGQTWIASLAGIDEPLLGIWPGLPGRPRAQHAARDWLTKLHLVAAGVGVTTVPSTLLSAIPPGVRLVGIEGVPDERRRVSLVRLPGPTTPATDALAHALRQQAAELAE